ATTACACATGCTGGGTGAAACTTATTTTATCCATCAAAGCTTGCTTTCTCGGAAAAGAGATTCTTAAACTTCTAACTTGCAGTGTTAGATATTTGTATGtacttctttttttgttttctatgGAGCATAGATTGGCTTCAAGATGTGTAGCATTTCGCAATTTTCCAGTTCTCTTGCAACCCTAGTTCTTGTCTGCATCAAACAGTTCTAAACactaatatgatattattacaTTCTGAGATGTGGAGAAGAAAATAGGTTTGTGTTCACTTGATTAATGTTGTGTGAAGAAAAATTTATCTAATTTACTTGGTTGTGCTGTCGCAGTCATTTCAATAGAATTAAGGTTGGGGCTCTCCAACCCTTCTCCCTTCGTCGGGTGTCTCCATTGTGGTTGTGATGAGAAGATTCTCATTTGTAAATTGCATTTTTCGAGTTAAAACTTAAAATCGATTTCCTTTGCTTTGCGTGAGGATACAGTATACACATTCACTCTCACAGTTACAAACCCGCGACATTCCTGTGTATCTATTACttaaattcataatatttacTTTCTTTTCAGATGGAGATGATTCAGATATTTTTTAAAGATGGAAGGCCTGTTGATGTAGAAGGTTAGCAAAACTTTGCTTTTGATTGAATAAGGCCTGCTCTTATTTAATGTTGATGTATGTAACTCATACGTAAGAAATTTGTGCTCAAGATTCTTTATTGCTTTCTTGCTGGATAAATCACTTTATTAATCATTCCTCTATACTTCTCTTATAAAGTGATATGTTCTTCCCAATCTCTGTTTGAACTTCTAAACTGAGATTGTTTTTCTTAGCACATACTTTGATATGCACGAACTGGGCTTGAGTTGTCTGAATTTAGATGTATTGATATGTTCTGTATTACTTCTCTAGTGTTGTAGGTTATTAACCCCCATCACATATATCTGTCAACTAATGAAAGGCAAGTATACAGAAAGTTTGGATACATATTGAATGAGAGGCTAAGATGTTACAAAGACTAAACATGAAAATCAGTTGGGAGATAACCGGCTAATTTTCGCGTGTAAGAGTCTACTGCCCTTTTTTAACTAACAACTGACCTACTCTTGATAGTTGTGCCCAATGGACTCACCACAATCCATTCTTTTTAAAGGCAGAAGTCCATGATCGACTCCCACCACCAGAGAAAAGGAGTGACTGACCATTCATTATCTAAACCTCCTAATTGCTTTCCAAGAGCTGAAGCGAGTGAGAGATTGACCTAAAAGGAATCTGAGGGTTATAGAAGTCCAAAAGTGGTGTAATCTTTCTTCATCCCATCTTTTCCCTATAGGAAAGAATCCACTCAGTGATATTTGATCTACAAGAGTCTCTAAAGACTTTAGCACTCGTGGAATTACTAAACTCGATTACTCGTTACAAGTTACAACTTATAATTGTAGACCATCACTATACTTGAATTATGTCTATACCACGCCCTATATTCTTCCTTTTTCAATTTTGAAATCTTTCAGCTACTTATAGATGTGAAtctgattaatttttaaatgttcaaaaTCCATTTGGAATTCTCTAAACGATAAGAAAATTTCTTAAGGCGGCTGCATGGTACTGCTTGTACTATTCCAGCTACGGTGACTGTACCTTTCTCAGAGTTTATTATCCGTTTTTGCCTTTTAGCACACTTTTTGTACACAATTTCATCGTCgataatttatcaaatattgTGACTTTCACGTTAGATCTTGCTCAATAAATGGCCTATGAGAGATTCCTTTGCCTGGTATCCATATCATCGAGTAGAGATAGGTAGTGTTTTTTACTGTTTAATCCTCTCCTTACTGCTTCAATGATCTTATCAGAATTCTCTTTGCTGGAATTCCTTAGCCAAAGCACTTAGTTTTCCTGAAACACttcaaacaatatttttaaccTAGTCTTAACCTTTTGCTGATTTGTGTTTGCTGTCCAAGGTACGCGTAGGGTCTTTGCTGGAATGTTTGAGCCATATCATCTTGACCAAATTTCTCGCAGATAATCCTCTATACATCAGCTAACCATCTTTAAAATTTCTTTGCTGATTTATTCTGAATACTTCCAAGTTGATTTTCAGACTTCTTCGCTAATATGAAAAGCATAAATGTTGTTTTTCCAGGAGATTTAATCTTTTCAAATCCTTGGGTGTTTGCTTGAACACATATTGTTTATGCCgtattattttccttattttggcTGTATCATGGATATAATTGCTTACTTGTAGGCCTCAAAAGCTGTATGAGACAAGGGTATTCCTATATTGAAGGAGTTGAAGTATTACTTGACGATCTCAAGAAAAATGGATTTGAAATGCACGCTTTCACTAATTATCCTGTGTGGTATGTTTAAACACCAAAAATCTTGTAAAACAAATGCTGAAGCAACGTGACTTTTAGTtttgttttctgtttttttctATCGCAGGTATGAAATTATTGAGGAAAAGCTCAAACTCTCGAGTTACTTATCCTGGACATTCTGTTCATGTAAAATAGGTGACTTTTGAATTGATCTTTTAAATTACATTTCTATTCTTGTAATGTGAATGTCAAGAAGGTTGGCTGGTTTGAAATTCAAATTGATGTTCATGGATAATGCTCCTGCTGCTGCAAAGTATGGGTTCTGTCAggaaattaaacaatttaatttataCCTAATATGGATTGAATCATTTTTTCTTTCTGAATACACAATACTTATGATTGAAAGTTGTCATCTAAGATAAGTAGCAATGTAATCTGTTACTTCAAATTACTGTTTATTATTGTTCAGTTAACCTAAGTTTCATGGTGCAAGCCTCTTGGTTTTGTAGATATTGTATTCGTTGTCTCAAATGTGATGCATGATAATAATGAGCTTTACTTTTGAGATGCACACAGACATATTTGCTGTTTATTGCTATGGACTATTCTATATATTCAAGCTAGGAACACCAGCAGAAGCTCCCAGTTCATCTTGTCATTctgttttccttttttttcaATGTTTCAGCATAGTACCAAATGATTTGGTCGTGAATTTGGTGGCTGTAGGAAAAAGGAAGCCTGATCCTGATATTTACATGGATGTTTCAAATTACTTAAAAGTTGACCCAACCTCTTGTATCTTTATCGATGACAGGTgctgttttgaattttttaaatttgtttactATTTTCAGAAGGCTTCattaatttttcatttgttttactACCAGAAAAAAATTGTGCGTAGAtaacaaattcaataaaactgAAATGGATTCCatcattatttaataaaatggaTGAAGGGATGCGCAGTTAAAGCAATGAATTGGGGAGAGTTTAATGCAAATATATAACTTAGGCTGCTGCAAATGGATGGCTCTCATCTTTTCTAAACTCGTTTAGCAGAAGTTTGTTCTTCGCCAACATGGTGTAGGTTGTCAAGTGAACACTTTTTCTAGTTCCAAAATTTGTATTATATTGTTGAATAAGTGGACCATGTCTATGTGAAGAAAGTGTTGAACTCCAATACTTTTCAGAACTATTCATCTTTTCGAAGATGTTATTGCTTTTGTTCACTGGTTATCACTTATTAATAACATGTCTCTAGTTAACTACTCCAGTACGAGAAATGTTGAGGCTGCACTTGATGCTGGCTTCACGGGTATTCAATTCAAGAACGTGGAATTGCTGCGCGAGGATCTCACTCATTTGGGCATTCACATCTAGACGAACAAATTGACTGATTGGACAGTAGTTCCACTTCGGCTAAGTTTACAAGTCCTTTGTCGGGCATTAATGGTGTAGTCCCTCCTTTCAGTAAAAAAcaccaaaaatttaaatttgaagccTTGGCCACACTAACTTCTGTTATAGATTTATAGATTCTTTATTTGACTATGGTATGTGCAGGTTTTACATGCTGGAGGAGAGAGATTTTGGAAGTGACGCAAAGCATCCAGTCTAATGTACTATTTCCCCTTTTTTATTCAAGAATgaaatttttaacatttttcaaAGATTTTAGAAGAGATTCGAATTTTTATAAGCGATTTATTAGTATTGTACTATTTCAAACGCATAGCTTTGATTTGTAACTTTATTAATacgagaaaataaaataatttgacttTTGGATTAGGTAAAAAgtggaaaaaaatatacaataagATCAAATCGATCTTTGCATACCCCAGCGTTAGAATGGATGCAAATAAGTGAACTTTAGCTGTGGAATGTGTAACAATTTCTTTGCAAGAATTTTTTAGTCAATCAGTTATTTGTTTATTGTTGGCTACATTATATGTATGTATACCCATTGTGACGTTTTAGAACCTAAGAAAGGAGATAGGGTGAAATTGGTTATTTTgtcatttataatttttaatagtaatttatcaaaattttgaaattgttctataaagattaaatatgaatccaTCAATGTAAATAATGAGTATATCAATGTAAAcgcaaaatttaataacaagtTCAACAATTTGGAAGGAGATTTACACTGATTCACTAGGGAGGTCTGCTTATAAAATAAGAGATCTATAGGAAAACAGTGTGACAAATTTATAACTATGAGACATATCAATTTAGTTCATATTTGCCgtgagaaataatattttttatatgaaaaataatattttttcataagttAGATCAAATTGAaaatctatctcacaaaattgatccacGAAACAGTCTCATATTAGATTttgtgataaaataaaaaataaaagctcTTAACTCGGTCTTTTATGTTATAACTTGTTGtcaaaatcaatataaattagatatcaaaaaatattttaaacacaacaatctcaatataaattttttttttaaattccagTGCATTTGAATCGACAATTTCGTTATCTATGTTAGAAAGGGAGATtatgtgaaatataaaaaaaacatgaaactcgggtttaaaattaaatatcttcAAACACAAGATATCCATTGATTTTGGTAAAGATAAAAAGTTAAAAGAATCAAAGCATAAATATCAAGTTTTTGGTCACCTGATAATCTATACATGAACCATATAGCGGGCTTGTAATTCAAAGAATCAAAGCATAAACATCAAGTTTTTGGCTATCAAACTGCCCTACCAGTCAACTATATACTAAATTACAACACCTTTTGACTATCAAACTTACcctacaaataaaataaattgtaaaacaaCAAAAAAGAGAACATCACAATTCTGCAAACATAAAATTGAATGATAGGAGGAAGCCAATTCCGTcgataaaaagaatatttcccATGATCCTTTGACAATATTCCCTTACTTCTACGCATGGCTCCTGCATTGCTTTAGCAGCAGAAATCTCCGAGGCCTCAATTGGCGATTCCTCTGGCAATCGTGCAAGTTGTTTGATTCATGTGAGATGCACTGGAAATGTTTGACAGATAAGAGAAAAGCGACTCTCCAGTGCTTCTTTCTTCACATCATAGAGCTACTCATGACATTGTACCGTGGAAGGTGGCTCTTTCTTAGCTAAAACATCGACCATCGAACAAGCTGCTATTAATTTATCCCTCAATAATACATTATATTCGTACAAATTTTGAAGGTTTTTCTGAAGTTCCAGGATATTGATTTCATCAGGACTCCTCACTTCTGCGATAGAAAAACATAACCGAGCTCTcagttttttctaaaaaataggACATTCATTTTGTGTCTTACATCTAACTCACCTAAGATAAGTAgtcactatatatatataaaccacTAGCTCTagtgtacacacacacacacgcatacACTAGAGCTAGTGGTTTTGGGAATCACATCCCAATAAAAGTATCCTCACTTCACAACCAATTTATGAGAAACAACTGAAGTGTGTTATATCAGTTTCTGATTCTATGACTTACTGATTTTATGACTTACCGAACGGACGAATTGCAGGAAGATCTGCGACACTGGTAAAAGGAAATATTCGTTCCTGGCAGATACATCCAATATGCGAACAAAAGCTAGGTCCATCTTTTCTAGGTTCTAAATTTCGAGGGGGCAGACCTTCCTGAACATAGAAATCACAAAAATATAAGCAAAATCTCACCTGACAAATATCAACAATCAGCAAAGTCTAATGGTTTTCTGTCCCAAAAAACTACTTCagtctaaataaataaaaaaaaattaagaaaaaaacaaaaccaCTCGTATAATATCTAACTAAATTGTTATCAACTGAGAAACGACAAGCATAAGGGCTACTCACTGGATCTTCTTCGGAAAATGACGATCTGGCTTCTATGTTTAACTTAGCTTCACTTGAGCAAGATTTGACATCTACAGTACCAAGATGCTCTGGCACAGATTTCTACAGTAATCCATTCAAAAAACTAAGATCTGGCTACATTAATGAATAGCAGGATGAGAGTATTCAATGAAAGATGAGTGTGCCGACCTTCTCCGAGGGCAAGCTGGTCTTATTGCTAAACTTGACCGTATCTGCTCTGCTTGACAGTTTCCGTACACGTGATGAGCCAATTCGATGAAATGGCTTCATCATTATGCCAGCACAGGATGTCTCAACGGTATCACTTCCATAGTTGTTCAATGATCTAGATGTCCACGTGTACCTCACATACTTTCGCAACTATATAAAAATCATCGAACACTAAATAAACAAATACAAAGCAAAGTGAATGCAAGACTACAAATTTGATTTCTATATAGTTTCTTAGAGGTGTAAATACTTACTTTGTCCCAGCGTTCTTGAGCTTTTCGACGGTCTCTAATCCTCCTCATTACACTATCCTCATTGCGAAGCCTCTTGATTCTGTATTCAAACTAAGAAATGGAAAAACTTcgttattaaatataattagatgATGGATTTCTATTTTATGGTGAATCAACTCATGGATGGACTCGTTCAACCAAGTAGGAGAATTTAAATTGAGTTAGTAAATCCTGTAGCACGTCACATAGGTGCTGATAAGATTAAGATTTTGGAATAAATACTAGTCCATGAAGAAAATTTGTAATTCAAACTGCGACCTTTCACACAAAAACAagcttgatattttttttttgaagaagcaAGCTTAATTTACGATGATAGAAGTGTAATTTTGGATAAACGTGTGAATATGGGACTGACATCCAAAACCGTGTTCCTAAGCATGACAAATGCAATAGCACAAAATTCTTGACTTAAAAGTAATACATACTTGCACCAAGAAGTAGTAAAAAATACCGATGCTTATGCAATAAAGGCCACCCAGATCAGCAAGGAAGCTCACTGCGTTTGTGGAAAAACCAAGTTATATCAAATTACTGTATAAGGAACATTCAATTCCAAACAATTAAGAAAGTATCAAAGTTCCTATGAGGAAATGCTCCTACCAAGGCTTGGCTCACACATTcaataaagaaaacaaaatccTATCAATTACCTACTGCAGTACCACCATAGAGGGGTGACATTACAAACCAAACACCATAACCAATCCAAACTGAAAAGAAAAGCCCGAACCCCATGGTTTTCAACATTGAAAACGAAATACATGGCAATGCATAAACCCTAAACCACAAAAAACAAACCATGCCCCACAGATACTCCCCAAACCCTATATCAGTAGCTTATAAATTTTACAATATTTGCGTGTCTATGCAATGGCAACTTCAAAGAtaaagaaatgaaattctggTCAACAAGTGTAGCGGCTACCATTATCATGGATTTTTACAAACCTGACGTCACAAGGAAATTAACCACCCATAACCTTCAGTATAATATATGAAGAAAATCTGACGTTGAAATACCCTATACAGAACATCACTCCAGAGATATTCATTTAATAATAGTTACAGCGATACAATAAAAAAACAGATAATATGTATTTCCAAGGAGTTCAATTAATGATGCAAGTATCACGAACATTTTCAACAAATGTAATACAGATCCAATATTCATAACAGTTGACAATGAGAGTTCATACGACAAAATAGCTCACCCGGtcctaaaatattttgattgtcaatcTCAATTATATATGAAGAGAGAAAGTTGATAGACAAGGTAGTGTTGATGAGTCCATTACTGGAATTCTCAAGTGATGCTTGGAGTTGGCTTGGCTCAACATAATATGAACCAGGAAGAAATCCATGAAACAGAGGTTGGATGAGCCTTAGATCGTGTAAATTGTGATATATTCGAGGAAATAGATTAAATTTAAGTATGTTTGGCACTGCTCCTCTGAATGCAATTGGCTTGTTGTCAAGGTTGCTGCCGTTTCTAAGAATCCCACTGACAAAACTCAGATGCTTCCGACTTGCTTGATTCTTTGCAGTTAAATTGAATTGGTAGCCGACCGCAGTAGCAGGATTATTAGGAAGATCAACAAACTGCCACGAGACATAGGCCAAATCTCTAATAAACATGCAATTATTGCACTGAAGGGTTATGGTTGGTCCAGCTGTAGTGTTCAGGCAAGAAAAGTTGGCAAAGGTTGAAAGTGGAAGGACCCTATAATCAACGAGGGATGGACTCCCGGCAACCAGAGTGCCAAGACCCCGCAACTGCGCACAGCTCATACTGGATATTGTAGTAATATTGAATTCGAGATCATTCATAAAGGAGGCCAGATCTGGTTCGTTGGTGGCTCGAACATTATGCACTTCGACACTTCTCTTTGAGATGATTTGGTAAAGTAACCTGTAGGCCGGAGCAGTGGTGATTCACAATCCCAAATTCCAAACGCAGGGGAGAGGGAAAACTAATGCAAATTTCGTAATACTCACGCGGCAAACAAGCCAATAAACAGTATCCAACCGGCGATGGAGAAAGTGCCACCAAGCTCAGTTTTGCGCTTGCGGACGGGCTTCTGGTCATCAAGCCAGTGTCTTGTGGCGAATGAGATGTCCAGACGGCTAACCCACCAGCGGATCTTGAACCAAAGAGATCGGCCGTCAGAACCACGGGGGACAAAGCGGAGGAGGAGGCAGAACGCTAGCCAGCTGAGCAGCATCACCAGGGTTGCCTCGAGAAACACGGCCTGCGACTGGGTGAACTTCTTGATAGAATCGAAAGAGAATATCGTCCCAGGGAAAGGCACCGAGAAGTCGTAGCTGACGCCGCTGCTGACATGGATGGCCGCACCCCGGTCATCCACGAAGAGGTGGCAGCTGTTTCCGCTGAAGTTGTAGAGATACCCCGGGTCGCAGGCGCAAAGGGTGCCGTTGTATCGGAAAGCATGGCTCGGGCACTGCATCGAATCCAGCGATTAGCTGGCAGAAGGTAGAAGATTAAACATGGTCTCAGTTTTCAAGAGAGGAAACCTTGTACGCGGTTTTTCTTTCTTATCCGAAGATGACCGACCTTTATTTCTTCACAAAGCAAAAACAACGATTTCCCTTCGATTCGAATAAAGGAAAAACCATCGACGATTCCAATTTCCAAAGCCAGTAAAATTAGGACTGTCTACTTTATACTTTATCTAAAAACCTCGACACGCAATCAACAGTAGCCATCGTGAACTCGTGAGTATAACGTTACAATTCTTTTGAATTTCTGAAAAATATCTCGCAAAACCTTACCAAGATCACTCCAAAGTAAAAATCTGGTTCGGATTCCAACTCCTATTGTGGCTAGAGATGTAGCTAAGCAGAGCTTTTGAATTTGACTGGTTCATAATGGAGGCGAAActcgaattttatttataaaaataaatatttagtatattcattaaaaactaaattatatatcttattaaaatttataatcttcttattaaaatttataatattatcataataaataaatttaataaatttaactaTAGCTTTTCATAAATCGAATATCAAAATCCTTATTTTTCGTCTAATAGTTGATTCATTAGTAGTGCAGTCAAATGAGCCGACCTGTCCCGCCAAAAACCCGTCTTTTGACTGGGCGAGACAGGCCGACCCGTTATCTCGACGAGCTGAAAATCCTTTACCTAACTTAAGGTGGGTTGCGGGTTAAGCGGGTCGCTccacaaaaaataaagaaaaataaaaaattattataactaattaaaaatttcatttgataaagaaaaatttataaaaatattaataaaatttttatttattgatttcatATGTCTACATTttatacaataaaatattaataaaatttttaattattgatttcaCACGTTTACattttatacaaaataattaatacaaaaaaattcacaactttcattaaaaaattatatatcaccataaatttataatgtaaatgtattttttaaatattcattcaAGATCTGTCGTACATGTTGGCCTATTTAGATCCGTCTTTAAATGGGCATCCACGTAAATTGTGTGGCCGGACGACCGACTTGAAAGGTCAAACCCAAATTGACAGCTCTACTCATGAACCTGTCCACGAACTTGTTCACGAGGTAACTAACcgaatattgtaaattttgaatttgatttgtTTATCTTAATAGGTCTCATTAAACGAactcaaataaatttttaataaatacgTGGCTTGATGAGTGGCTCATAAATTTTCACACTTAATAGGGTGCATCATTTTCAAAACCCAAACATCAACTCTACCGGCctgccaaaaaaaattaatcaagatGGTATTATTACGTGAAACAATAGCATGAAAAGTTTTATAACAATTATTTTAGTCCCTATATTTTACGTGACAAAAATTCtataattgaaaatttcaaatttttattttttttatctttaaacatttaaaaatattgtgctattattctaattattattatagtcatagttatataaatattgttGTTGACATTAATTGATAAAACTTGGCATGAAATTATGAATATATCTTAACTTAATTatcaacaaattaaaaattattaaacaaattaattatttatatgatcTCTTCTTATTTTAGCCATTAGATGTTTTATTATTTACCAAAACAACACCCATTTTTTGccactaattttttaatttactaaaatGTCACtcgttttgaaaaataataaaattgacgTTTCTATTATGTTTTAGTAACTATTTCTTTACGAAAACACTATACTTTTTTGCATTTTTTAATGGtaccatttttttgtttttaaaaaaaaaaaaaaaaaaagaattacgCAAACACAAACGTGTGTCCCAGAGTACtaatatatctatattattattatatgaagAATATGTCGGTTACAAGCTTTACAAACCAATAATGAAAATCTCCAAGTTTTCAAACAAATGAAGTTAGATGAGAAATAGCAAAAAACACCAGTAAATCTGCAACGACGTTCGTCGTACGCCAAATATGGTTTCAAGTGGTTTCGCTATGTTGACATAAAGATCGTCTAATGCATAAAACATAAATTCCAACATAACTAAGATCCTATTTTAGTTGAGTGACTGTTTGCACTATCAATAGAGACTCCAATTTAATTAAAGTTGAGCTAACTAACTGCTAATTGACTTGATAAAatcttatttcaaaatttcaactATACCCTTCTTATATAACTTTGttagatgattttttttattaaaataattttttttaaatcttcaaTCTTATCTTTAcctataattttatatttttattcttcctaataaaatataaaaaaaattcattaatttaaaaataacaaaaactaTCATGTTTGGATAAATATTTCAACCGCAATTAATACAAAAGATACTAATTATATATTCTCAGAGGGTATCGTAGGGAGTTTCGGCCAAGGGAAATTATGCCTATCTTTCTCATATTCCGATGGTGAGCATATATGCATATATTTGGGGGCGTGACTAAACTAGAATGCATTACTCTAAAGGAGCCTCGTGCAACAAAATGACTCGAACCATAGAATTTCCTATCTGTGAGACGTAACTACACTAGAACATATTATTTAAACGAGTGAGATCAGTCTCGGATGATTAGTTGGGGCGTCCATTTGACATGTAAATTCAAGCTTCCGGATTTGGCGCCATCGACGGGGAAGTTGTCCGTGAATTCGCCTTCTAACACAGCCCTTGTAAGGGTCATAACGCATCTTCCTACTTTGTCctacatatataaatcattcacatatatacatgtatatatacatactGAGGAGATCTAAAGAGTGGAAGTGAATCTAGTTAAGTGATCGATTATGAGCATCTACCTTCCCAAATGTGTCATGATCATATACCTCCAACATTAGTAGCTCATGTAGCCCATTCTCCACAACAAAATCAAATGTTTGATTCCAAACTGGATTCAAGGTGTCATTTAAGACCTGAACATCATcaagaatgaaaaaaataagACAGAATACGAGaagttatatatatagttttgatatattgtCCGTCTATTATGTCTATCTCGGTGCTGTAAGCACAGTAGGTgaacaacatataaaaaaaatctatatatataatgtgtGCGCCTGCTGGGTATCTAAAGTACTACGCACCCTAGTCTTGTATTTCTGTTCAGACTTCTTCATCATCAACACAACAAAAGGATCAGATTTTCCCATTATATCTGTAGCCGGCAAGTCTTGTGCAGATATTACCGT
The DNA window shown above is from Primulina huaijiensis isolate GDHJ02 chromosome 12, ASM1229523v2, whole genome shotgun sequence and carries:
- the LOC140989860 gene encoding uncharacterized protein, which encodes MQCPSHAFRYNGTLCACDPGYLYNFSGNSCHLFVDDRGAAIHVSSGVSYDFSVPFPGTIFSFDSIKKFTQSQAVFLEATLVMLLSWLAFCLLLRFVPRGSDGRSLWFKIRWWVSRLDISFATRHWLDDQKPVRKRKTELGGTFSIAGWILFIGLFAALLYQIISKRSVEVHNVRATNEPDLASFMNDLEFNITTISSMSCAQLRGLGTLVAGSPSLVDYRVLPLSTFANFSCLNTTAGPTITLQCNNCMFIRDLAYVSWQFVDLPNNPATAVGYQFNLTAKNQASRKHLSFVSGILRNGSNLDNKPIAFRGAVPNILKFNLFPRIYHNLHDLRLIQPLFHGFLPGSYYVEPSQLQASLENSSNGLINTTLSINFLSSYIIEIDNQNILGPVSFLADLGGLYCISIGIFYYFLVQFEYRIKRLRNEDSVMRRIRDRRKAQERWDKLRKYVRYTWTSRSLNNYGSDTVETSCAGIMMKPFHRIGSSRVRKLSSRADTVKFSNKTSLPSEKKSVPEHLGTVDVKSCSSEAKLNIEARSSFSEEDPEGLPPRNLEPRKDGPSFCSHIGCICQERIFPFTSVADLPAIRPFEVRSPDEINILELQKNLQNLYEYNVLLRDKLIAACSMVDVLAKKEPPSTVQCHE
- the LOC140989861 gene encoding flavin mononucleotide hydrolase 1, chloroplatic isoform X2; translated protein: MGQRLILSINSVSILKSAPSHPNLASTKRIMPLKTAAAPPETASRKLPILLFDVMDTIVRDPFYHDVPAFFGMSMKELLECKHPTAWIEFEKGLINEMEMIQIFFKDGRPVDVEGLKSCMRQGYSYIEGVEVLLDDLKKNGFEMHAFTNYPVWYEIIEEKLKLSSYLSWTFCSCKIVREMLRLHLMLASRVFNSRTWNCCARISLIWAFTSRRTN
- the LOC140989861 gene encoding flavin mononucleotide hydrolase 1, chloroplatic isoform X1 is translated as MGQRLILSINSVSILKSAPSHPNLASTKRIMPLKTAAAPPETASRKLPILLFDVMDTIVRDPFYHDVPAFFGMSMKELLECKHPTAWIEFEKGLINEMEMIQIFFKDGRPVDVEGLKSCMRQGYSYIEGVEVLLDDLKKNGFEMHAFTNYPVWYEIIEEKLKLSSYLSWTFCSCKIGKRKPDPDIYMDVSNYLKVDPTSCIFIDDSTRNVEAALDAGFTGIQFKNVELLREDLTHLGIHI